In Gimesia chilikensis, one DNA window encodes the following:
- a CDS encoding leucine-rich repeat domain-containing protein: MEDLVSFVESKGGRISQNEQGEFAWVNLTNQKVDDQDLDIFVQSDASQITHLFLSGTQVTDEGLAKLASLQRLEDLDLGRTKITGTGFAQVTFTSLKKLSFRECNKLTVDGFKQIVKCQNLEKLNLIKSNIEDPFLQEVAKLPRLKTLWGDHTKVTNAGLPYLNSMTQLKSLEIRGTAITREGMLQLWKHLPDLNKGLTM; encoded by the coding sequence ATGGAAGATTTAGTATCGTTCGTCGAAAGTAAGGGCGGACGCATTTCGCAAAACGAACAGGGCGAATTTGCCTGGGTAAATCTGACGAACCAAAAGGTAGATGACCAGGATCTGGACATCTTTGTGCAATCAGACGCCAGTCAAATAACGCATTTATTTCTCAGCGGCACTCAAGTGACTGATGAAGGGCTTGCGAAATTAGCGTCCCTGCAGCGTCTGGAAGATCTTGACCTGGGACGTACAAAAATAACCGGAACTGGATTCGCCCAAGTAACGTTCACATCACTCAAGAAACTCTCGTTTCGTGAATGCAATAAGTTGACCGTAGATGGTTTCAAACAAATCGTCAAATGCCAAAATCTTGAAAAACTGAATTTGATTAAAAGCAACATCGAAGATCCGTTTCTGCAGGAAGTAGCCAAGCTCCCCAGGCTTAAAACATTGTGGGGCGATCACACGAAAGTAACGAATGCAGGCCTGCCCTACTTAAACAGCATGACTCAGTTGAAATCGCTCGAAATAAGAGGCACCGCAATCACACGCGAGGGCATGCTGCAACTCTGGAAACATCTCCCCGATCTCAACAAGGGATTGACGATGTGA